The Mytilus galloprovincialis chromosome 3, xbMytGall1.hap1.1, whole genome shotgun sequence genomic interval TTTATCAGGAACACTCTAAGTCGAATATTTGAAAACCAAGAATGTATATGAACCAAAACAGTTAAAAACCTATCTGATAAAAAAGGAACTAGAAATAATAAGTATTTGACAATTATCTAGATAACATGCAACGCTTTTAAATGCCACATCTCTAGAAATTTTATAGTGAATAAAAACACAGAATATCATTTTTTTCCCCATCCATCCCAATACCCAATTCAGACAGAAAAGTTATAGGTTAAAGATTACAACTTTAACTTTGGTACTTGACTTGGGGGAAAAAATATTACTAGGTACTCTTGAGGAAAATATATACATAACACCTGGATGTGAATATTTTAGGACTACTTTTTTTTAGTTCCTGGTTTATAATCAAGGGGTCTGTGCAAAAAACTTACCTGAATGGAGACATCGATCAAGATATTCTTACCActagaactatttttttttttttttgtcgtaccGAGTTTTCTGTATGTTGGATGGTTTTAAGTCCCTGTTGTAAAACAAAGACGGGAAATTCTTGTAAataaagatgtttattttttttaaaatcagtaacatctcaaaacttttaaaattgttaccaTGCAGGCTTGTTCTCAGGATCACAGATATCTTAACCTTCTCTTTTTTCGacatttaaatggtatcttttaGTTGCTCCATGAATCACAAccgattttactttttagatttaTAATCATGTTAAGGGCTACAGGTGTCTCGAAAGAGGAgtcttaaggaggtagacctaggttaagggaaataactcttaaaatcatcagtacgtttgtgtcaaccatttttaaaaataaattctaaGCTTCATATGACAACACATGAGTGGCACAAAAGGTAGTGTTACAAACTCCTTATAAATACTGTAAACTAATACGATAATCCAAATTCAATAATTTAGCACGTGCATGACTTAGTTTTTGCTATACTAAATTATCAAATTACATGTcatgcatttttttctttcttttttttgaataaatatcaaaaaaataatcTGTCATTCCACAGAAGATAGTTTAGAAAtagaatacaaatttaaaataaaatttaatgtcaTTTTACCAAAGgcaaagaagcatacatttttatgGTCGTTTAACATAACTTATCGGTTGCAAAATATACTTGGATAATTTCTATCTGTCCTTTACGTTAACAAACCAAGCGCATATAATCAGTAAATATATCTTAATATTTATATGCTTTGCCAACAGGAGCAACAACACATATACAGCATACACGATTTTAACATATTTACCTTCAATCTCTAGTTTTCACTATAAATATAAAgtgtgtggtatgattgccaataagacaaactATCCACATAAGATGAAATAAGGTGGATGTAAGCATTTACATGCaactgtacggtcttcaacaacgaTAACACCTTTACCGTATAGAAGACTATATATAAAAGGCCCAGCCATATAgaatatgaaacaattaaattgaaaaaaaaaataactgcctttttttatgaacatgtttaatggtgccaaccctcccctaatctgCATGAGACTGTAGTGTTATAACATAACATACCGAGAaccaaaaaataacaaataatatatacagcaaaaaatgacaaccacttacaggctcctgacttcagAGAGACCCAGAGACAGAATGCGATCGtattaaacaagtttgaaggcgCCGACCCTTCCCCTGATATGTTGTGTTTGgtttactgttgtttgtctgtcgTTGTTTgttatggtgttgtcagttttaaCTTAGAGTTTGAAtgtttctttggtatctttcgcctctcttttacagcTTATGGATTGTTGACCGACGTATAAATGCGTCTTTATGTCtcaaaatctatttttaaaacagaaagtatTATTGTCTAAAGTAtcaaaactcaataaaaaaaattaataattatatttgGGGGATGCAGATGCATATTTCGGGGTGTTGACAAGGGGCCGGCAGTTCATCCAATGAAATTATAATATAAGTGGGTAAatccatagatttttttcaatGTCCCACTATTATAATGTTGCTTATTTTGCCATCATCCCCACCCCTTTCCCTTTGCAAAATCCTACCTCTGAAATCTGGAGTATACATTAAAAAGACACAATGACACGACGAACTCTATCGAGGTTATCATACAGTCTCCAACCCTTGGCAGATTTGTTACTACATGTCTCTAtaatctgaattttttttaaattgttccgAGTACTAGCATTTAATATATGGAAAACGGGAGTGCTTAAAGAGCAGTTAATTGCGTTAATGTTATGCATTcacaaaaattaaccaaaaagaCAATGTCTAAATTTCGCTATAAATACAACAATTTCCAACATTATATCGATTTCGCTTCCATAATGTATGTAActttgatttaaatatatttttaaagtagtcctaaagttattattatttttttattattctaggAACCATTATGACAACGAAAATCAAACCCATACGTCAAATTGAGGATTTGACTAAAAAGATAGAATGTCCGCAAAAAATTCAAAATCTATTGTCTAAAGAGGCTGGAGAAACAATGTACAACCATCACACAATGCTACATGCCGAAAAGGAACGAGAGAAGAAAATAGCGCAAAGTGATGAGGGTGGGGATACCAAAATAATACATGCTGGTAGCCTACCAACCATGCGAATTGATATCCGACCCGTAACTGCACCCGGAAAGGTGTCTCCATCTAACCAGCCAAAGCCAAGTATTCCTGCTCGACCACAAACTGTACAAGAGGAGCGTCATCCAAACGATTCAAAACGTCCGAAAACATCGAAGGGAAAAACTGCATGGGGAAATGCtttccaaaaaattaaaatagttcAAAGTATATCTGGGGGAATACAGATTGAAGGTGCAAGACCTAGTCGATTACAAAGACGGCAGCCGACATATCAATCGCCGCCATATGCATTCATTAAACCTAAAAAGATAGACGTTAAGCAACCTGATTTTTCTCTGAAGCAAGCACAATTCTGGGCCGAAAAGTTTAAGGAGTTAACAAAATTATGGGAAAAAGATGGACCCTTGAAAAAACGACTTCGAGATATTTTACCAAGGCCCGAATACCGTTCaaatagaaatttttcaccagCACATCACAGATATAACGAGTTCATGAAAAATCATGGATCAAAATATAAGTGGGCTTTCATTAAAACCGATTCTCCAATGGCAGATGAAGAATCTGACAGAAGATTaaattatgtgccaattcgacaTTTTGAACTAGCAGAAATACAGGATGATATGCATAAGCGTCAAAGGGAAATAAGCATGATCTTACAACGAAGTAATACCATTCATCGAGAAGTACAATCTTTAACTAGACTTAAAAAGCAGATTTACGAACCCGATGTCTAGTTGTAACAATACCAAGATCCAacgaaataattatataaaaaaaaatgataatatatattttaaaggtttAGAATTGATCGTTTCACTCAGATGTCCACCTACGTTCTGACGTTgcgtgtgccacatgtggagcaggttctgcttaccatttatgagcacctgagatcatccccgtttttttttgttgtttttttccccatggcgttgtcaatttgtttcGACTTTTTAGTTTAAATATCCCTTATATCATTTAAACTccttaaaaagtttaaatatccctttgatatctttcgccttttTTCAGAAGTCCACTGATGATATTGAATATGTTTCTTATGTTGTAACAACAATcgcgttcccttttcacgaatgtgacttaATAAATTATACcatttactgggtttgtaataacacgaggaacacgacgggtgccacatgtggagcaggttctgcttaccattccggagcccCCAGTTATTGGTGTGGTTCATGTTGATTAGTCTTtcgtgttctatgttgtgtcttgtgttctattatttgtcttcttttttttagacATGACAATGTCAGTTAAttcgatttatgagattgaatGATACTCTGGAATATCTATCGGCCCTCTGTATAATTTAGAGGTTATCGTTAGTTGCTCTGCCGTATTTATCGGTCTTAACTTTTCATGTCGttgggtttgtttgtttgtttgtttgtttgtttgtttgtttgtttttatttgtttcacattttgtcgtGTCATGACCTTATATATCTTTCAATACGTCATGTGTTTTACTCGTTGATGAAGGTCTCACTGTGTTGATGTTAACATTCTCTTTCTGTAGCCTCTGGTGGATAGCTGTcttgtcataccacatctccttttttttagaATAGCGATAGGCGCGATActctcttaaggtggtacctaacactacaggagataactttgtaaaatcagcaaaacgttttaattacattgtgttgttaagggaatattaagcttttcaatgatcaaaataagtgtttgtcaaactgctatataacctgtgtaatttttctgattaaacgattggttcaaatttttttaaatttttatatttttgtcaaagggtcaaaataaatgctttgtcaaaattttaagaaaattaaacgtgccaaattaattttagttaatgtgttgggtaccaccttaaatacgtTGTAACATATAAGAAATAAACTGGAAGAATGTTTTGTGTGATAACAGACATTCCCGGCCTATTTGAATTGGACATCTTTACAAGTCTTGTAACTCTTGATTGGAAGATGTGAACTTAATGAAAGTTGAACTTTAGTAATTGTGATACTTGTTGCAGGAAATACATTCACCAGTAACCTTTCGATGAACACATTCCTAGTATTTGCAAtgttaataaacagctgcgccatgagcgcatgatacgccagacgtcttatgtggaagtcttatgcaataatcataaatagtttatgagaaagttttaagcaaaaaccatatattgttttagagacactgcgggacatgtgaaaccccccaccctgtttttttttttacaaaaactaaatattaccaaaataaaattttgaatcaaaaccaaaaagtatacagatctttagattaatatatcaaagaagtgtgtaaagttttaagcaataatcataaatcgtttttgagatacggcacaacatgtaaaaaaaaccctcccctgttttacaaaatactcaataactcaaaaataaaattttgaatcatcaccaaaaagtatacagatattgagataatataacaaagacatgtgtaaagttttaagcaataatcataaatagtttttgagatatggcgcgacatgtaaaaaaaccctccccctttttttacaaaatactcaataactcaaaaatgaaattttgaatcatcaccaaaaagtatacagatattgagattaatataactaagaagtgtttaaagttttaagtcataatcaagaatcgtttttgagatacagtgcgacatgtgaaaaaaacacacccctgttttagttctaaagtgccgtaactcaaaaagtttaaatcttattttcaccaaaaagtatacagatcatttgaccatcataagaaacaactatattaagtttcatgaaatttggataagtcgttctcaagttacggtgcgacatgtttacgccggacagacggacagacggacagacggacggacggacggacggacagacagacagacagacagacagacagacagacagacagacagacagacagacagacagacagacagacagacagacagacagacagacagacagacagacagacagacagacagacagacagacagacagacagacagacagacagacagacagacagacagacagacagacagacagacagacggacggacaccggacatttgtataccataatacgtcccgtcaaaattttgacgggcgtataaaaagcaATAACTATAAAGTAGAATTATATTCAAATAAAGCATTTAGTGAGCAAACATATCAACGATAAGCATATATTTGACATGCTGCCTGTCAGAAACTTCTTCGTATAATACTTTAAAATCAATGTGCAACACAGCTTAACATAACATATGGGGAAAAACCAGAAAACTCAGAACATACTGCAATACTTCCAAACATACAATCCACACTTATCTGTGTCTACACcatttctctaaaaaaaaaactacttcatAATGTGGGATATGTGTTTATAAAAAAGACAGTAAAGCAAGAAATCAAAAATATGGTAAAGAGACATGCACAAAAGACCTGTAAAATAgagaatgaaaatggagaatgtgtaaaagagacccGATCATAGGGCAGAAAACAGTCCAAGGCCACTATAAGGtcatcaacacagcgagaaaaaacCCGCACCTGAATGACGTAAGACGCCGGCTCACCAAGTTCCTTACTCACAAACATACGGTGTGGGGAGGGGGGAAATACCAGTATTAAACCATTCAACTCTAGTTTCCTAAATGACAGGCCGAAAAGGTTATTAGTACAAACGAATCAGTACATAGAAATATACAACTTACAAAGGAAAATCAATTCTTTACCGTGTTTTTGGTATACTGTAGCTGTGTAAATGTCCCTTTCTATATGATAAATGAATATGTCATGCAATAGCCAATAGATGAAACATCTAAACACTAAGAGCATGATTATAACTTGAAAGAAATAAATGAGAAATACTCAAATACCGTTTTCTACTTCTCTAATGTTCATTTTCGACCATTATTTACAAGCCTCAGTGGCTGCTACAAGAAAGACATCACTTACTGAATATTGTCTCGTGTCCAAAATTTATTTGAGAAGAATAGATATCAACGGTTCATGTTTTGTTATCGGAAATTGTCTGTCTCAAACTATGAATGTCTGCTAATGTTTGGTTAGACATGTTTGGGATTTCATCTGCTAAATACCTATATATTCTGAACGAACTGCTTTTCCTCATAAGAACCCGTCTCTCACTATTTGATGGACCTGtacatttgttaaattttacttCAAGATATTCGTTCCCATCGGATTCTCCATTTAATCTGCTAGAGCACTTACTGGTATTTGGTTTGACCATTATGTTTGGTAACGATTGACGGCGACGTTCTGATTGAGTCGGAACTTTGAATTGCACACACTCAATATCAGTTTGAATAGAAGAACGCCGACGATCTAGTCGAGAGTCAGGAACGATTTCTGTTCTGTTGTGCTTAAAATCAATCAATTCCAACTGATTCGATTGAATAGATCCTCTCCTAAAAGTGTTGCAGTAACTTTTTGTCATTTGTGTTGTCGATATGATAGGCGTTGTCGATAACATTGGTGTTGTCGATATGATTGGTGTTGTCGATACAATTGGTGTTGTCGATATGATTGGTGGTGAAGATATGACTGGAAGAGACTTGCGTCGATGTATCAATCTTTTCGGGAACAACTCGGAAACTAATTCATCAGACACGGTGTCAGAACCTTCGATTTCATCATATGATGAGGTCATATCATTAGTCATAAGTTCACTGGAATTCGGAGTCGAATTAGTTATATTTTCCTCTGAATCATATGTGTTAGTCGTTCCTTCATCTTTAGAAATATCAAGCTTTTGTTTAAGTTCGTATCTTATTCTTGGTAAATCTTCCAAGCGTATCACATTCTTTGGTAGTATTTTCTCTCGATTATATTTGTCCCTCTCTTCAGATTTATTCTTCCGCAAAGGGTTAGTTTTAATCATCATCCTGGCCTTTAACACCACAGCAGAAGGTTTATCCCAGGTTTTGTTTTGAGAAAGGTCCAACTCTTTGTCTGAATTTAATGAACACTTTGAAAGTTCCCTTTTTAAAAGTTTCATACCTGTTTCCAGTTGAGCAAAAGCTCTCCTCTGGTCCTTGGTTATTTTGTTAACTTTGTAATTTAATTCGTTGTCTAATACATCATTTAAACCAGACAGTCTTTTATGCAGCCTAACTCTGACTCTCATATCGTCGTCCATCTTCCTATATGAATATGTTTTAATGCTCATTCTACGTTTTATAATattaagttataaaataaaaaatgtgcgAAAAACAACTTTGCGGACCTTGGGTTAGATTTATGAAATACTAATCAATTACGTTTTGACAGTTGGTCTCTTGAAGTTGCAAAACGTGAGCCGAAAATTAAACAATGTTTCaatttgtttgtgtgttttgtCACTTAATCGGGTTTGATCTGGTTTATTACTATCAGTTTGCATAATTTGCAGTTTTATGTTGTCTGTCAGTTTTGAGCATGAATATAAAAATGGAGTTTTAATGTTTTGGTAATTAGAATTCAAAACAATCTAATAACTGAAAGATGTTTttaactttgttttgttttgtttgacctttttaactgAAATATCCAAACCCGAGTCACTCATGTCTGAATTTACAAACGGTACAAGGACCACTTAGATCAGATAGGACTAACAATGTGACGTACTAAGTTGTCGAATTAACCAATTCAAATACTCAATTCGGACGAACTGTATTTAGATTTCTTGTCCGACCTTCATGACAGTGTttgtattttaatgatttaaaaacatGCAAATTTCTAGCGTTGACAATGTCTGGTTATTATGTTAAATAATCTGTGCTACAGCCAGTTCAATGTCATTGTCTGATGAGAATTGTCAATAGTACTGCATAGTCTCGTCTTAAGTCTGGTTCTATATAAAGTTTaccgaaaacaaatattttaaatgaaaccaaAAACATCGAatttcttaatacatgtacacCAACGTTCATGAACTTGGGATGTTGGTCCATGCATGATAGGTTGATGATTAATCTCAGTGCCAATTCCCAGGATGACATGTCACCCACTGGGAAACATTCTTCTGAATCAAGGCCGACAAGTCTGTCGTTTTCTCTTGCTCAGCCTTCTTGTCGCTTGCAAAGGAGAAAGGCAGTTAATTCGTATCCACAACACCCCAGACTGCTTAAGCGATCCGACACGCTTCCACAATATTAATGATGCGGTGCACGGACTTTTAAAAATTGCCTTGTTCCTCGAATTATGCCTGATAGAAATCCACAGGCATGGAGATTTTAGaaaacttaaagaaaaaaatagcaGCTTAAGGCGGGGCTCTGTGTGTAATATTATTACAAACGATTTAAAGTAAATGCTGTTATTTG includes:
- the LOC143069202 gene encoding uncharacterized protein LOC143069202, which produces MTTKIKPIRQIEDLTKKIECPQKIQNLLSKEAGETMYNHHTMLHAEKEREKKIAQSDEGGDTKIIHAGSLPTMRIDIRPVTAPGKVSPSNQPKPSIPARPQTVQEERHPNDSKRPKTSKGKTAWGNAFQKIKIVQSISGGIQIEGARPSRLQRRQPTYQSPPYAFIKPKKIDVKQPDFSLKQAQFWAEKFKELTKLWEKDGPLKKRLRDILPRPEYRSNRNFSPAHHRYNEFMKNHGSKYKWAFIKTDSPMADEESDRRLNYVPIRHFELAEIQDDMHKRQREISMILQRSNTIHREVQSLTRLKKQIYEPDV
- the LOC143069203 gene encoding uncharacterized protein LOC143069203, producing MSIKTYSYRKMDDDMRVRVRLHKRLSGLNDVLDNELNYKVNKITKDQRRAFAQLETGMKLLKRELSKCSLNSDKELDLSQNKTWDKPSAVVLKARMMIKTNPLRKNKSEERDKYNREKILPKNVIRLEDLPRIRYELKQKLDISKDEGTTNTYDSEENITNSTPNSSELMTNDMTSSYDEIEGSDTVSDELVSELFPKRLIHRRKSLPVISSPPIISTTPIVSTTPIISTTPMLSTTPIISTTQMTKSYCNTFRRGSIQSNQLELIDFKHNRTEIVPDSRLDRRRSSIQTDIECVQFKVPTQSERRRQSLPNIMVKPNTSKCSSRLNGESDGNEYLEVKFNKCTGPSNSERRVLMRKSSSFRIYRYLADEIPNMSNQTLADIHSLRQTISDNKT